In the Colletotrichum lupini chromosome 4, complete sequence genome, GTGCTCAGAGGAGCTCGACGACAAGAGCACTCCGACGGTCAACGTCTTCAAGCGAGACCTTTGCTCGCAGCCGGCGATGCTGCACCATTATATCCTATCCTGCTACCTCGACAATTGGCGGGCATACCTCCGCCATCTAGGTGACAGATTCTCTAAAGTGGTACGTGAAGCGAAGAGTTTCGGTAGTTTCCCTGATGAGACTGACACTTCTAACCTGTCTACCTATGAAGCTCAATACAGCTATGGTACCTCATGCCAAGATGGACCACAACGTCTGGGTGACCTTCAAGAGCGTACGCGAGCTGAGAAATACCAATGATCTCGCCCTCTTCGCCAGCGCCTGCTGCCAGAGCAATCTTGAGGTCACAGGCTGCATCCTCTCTACCGGGAAGTTCCTGGCCGCCGAATTCCGGTCCATGGAGACCATGCTACGCGGATACATCGACAGCTCCGCTGTGCTTCGTCAAAGAGTGGATAACACGGTTGAGCTAGTTAGTATCCTCTTTCTCTGTCAGATTACCTAGCGTACTGCAAGTTAGAAAGTGCCTGACGTTCTCTTCCTTGACTCATTTAGGCATCGTATACGCTCTCGCTGCATAATCAGCAAGAGCTGCAGCTCCTCACCCGCGAGATGAAGACACACATTAAGAACACGGGCGATGTAACGCTCAAGCTAAAGGACCTGACTGAGAACACGGTGGACGACAGTGCCATCGTACGTATCATCACCATCATTTCTGCCATCTATCTTCCGGGCAGTTTCGTCGGCGTAAGTGTAGCCCAAAAACCTATGTACAGTTGGGTTGATTAAGTATGCTCATACATGCCTCCGCTTGCAGTCATTGTTCGGAAGCAACTACTTTTCCTTCAACGAGAAGACCCGCAAGATTGCCATCGCGAGGGATTTCTGGGTTTTCGTCCTCGTCTGGCTCATTTTCACGGTCTTTACGGTGGCTGCTTACTTCTACACGTACATacggaagaaaaagaagaaggcgaCGAGGGCCCTGAAAGATCTCGGAGATGACGTCGATGAAGACCAGGGTAACTACAACAAACCTTCTCCTCTTTCTCCTCCTTCCGCTAGGCAACATGCCGTCGAAAGTAGGCCCCCATCATCGCCATCCCGCCGCTTTCCCATCACTCGAAAGCGCGGCTGACGAGGCCGGTCGGTTCCATCAAAGGGCAATCAAGCATGGTGTGTGACCCTGAGTATGTAAGAGCACGAAACTGTGACCCTTGGTAAGGTAATTGATGCATTGGCTTCGGTGGAGCAGCTACTCTGAGTGCCAGATGGTTTAGAGAGAGGAGGGGGTTGAAGGCCGCGGGGGTCTCCACCACTtcaaaaaagtatttatctGAGAGGAAAAGAGGGCAGAAGGGAGGGGAAGAGGCAAGGTGGCTATCTGATACAACTAGTTCGCAGAAGAATCTCAATACTAGTACTTACTTTACTGCAATATGCTTATCAAGTGATGCACTTGAGCAGATTCATCTTCCTGCCATCTAACAAGTTGTAGCTCAATGTCTTCTAGACATCACTAGCCAGAAGTTCCAGCAACAAGAAGTTGAGAAGGGCCCCTTGATAGCTTGGGCTCGTTCGTCTTCCTTGATAAGGCGTCtgcaaaaaaaagaattgccTTGAAGATTTCAATCACTTTGATAAAGAGTCCTCCTTCTATTTGTTTCCAAGTGCTAGTAGGCGCACGTAACAATCCTTTGGCTTGTATGTCAGGCCCTCCCTGGCACTATAGCCAGACAATTCTCTCGGGCACGGAAGAAGCTGGAAGTTCCACACAATCTGCGCCAAAATGATCCTCAATTCCAAGTACGCCAACCTCCTTCCAAAGCAGCCACGAGTACCCAGACCAAAGGCGAGCTGGGGTCCTGCCTGCTGGTCAAACTCGAGCCCGCCGGGGACACTGGATGACTCGACGAGCCAACGCTCTGGCTTGAACTGCCCGATATCGTCGTCATCCCAAGCCCGGGCTTTGGCACTCTGGCTGCTCTGGCTGCGATTTGACTCTTCGACGTTGAATGCCGGTTTCATCATGCTGTGGCCCTTGTTCAGACACATTACTACTGTGCCCTTGGGGATGTGGTGTCCTAGCAGCTCGGTGTCGCAGGTTGCTTCGCGGTCGACGAGCGGGGTAGCCCCGCCGCATCGGAGGATCTCTTCCACGGCGGCATCAAGATACGGGACTTTCGTAGTGTTTCCTGCGAGTTCCTTGACGGTCGGACTGCGCTGCTCGTCGACGGCATCGGGGAAGGTGGCTCGGAGCGCTTCGCGCAAGTCGGTCTGCTTCTGGGGGTTGTCTGCGAGGAGTTTTATACCCCAACACATGGTGGTGCTGGTTGTATCGTGTCCTGCGACAACTACGCCAAAGATCTGGCATAGATGTTAGCACAATTCCGAGCTGTAGTTTTCCGGTGAAACGTCTGGCACTTACTTCATCAACCATGATCTCGGAGAAAAAGTCCGGAGCCCTTCCCTCACTCTCTGCCAGCTTCTTTTCCCGGAGCACTACCAGCTCAACAGCGGACAGAACCTTGGACTCTTCATCGCCGACTTCCTGCAGCCTCTTCAGAGCCTTATAGATCTCTTCTCGCACATATGTTCTCTTGACGTGGAAGACGCGACGTAATGAGGGAAGTCTCTCGACGAACCACCACTTGAGTCTCGGAATCGGTGAGCCTTGAAGGTACTCAATCGAGTTCGCTACACCGAGCGTCGCTTGAATCTTCTCGTCGCACTCTTCCGTTGGAAATTCCAACGCCTCGTCGCTGCTGAGACCTGAACTCCGTAAACGCCTGATATCCTCCGCACCAAGCCCCTTAACGAGGTCCGCTGTCGGGCGCAACGCGCTGCTGGGGAAGCTACCGCCAAATGTAAACGTCATGACGGCGTCCAGAGAACCGTAGTAGATATCCAGCTCCGCAGAGAACGGGCGTCCCTCTGCAATGCGCGCCTTATCATTCCACAGCTGGATCAATCTCGAGACCCCGGCATAAACCGTCGGCGCTGCGACTTCGTTGAGGAACTGCGGCGACATGAGGTCCTGGAGGAGCCTGCGGTGCCTCTTCCACTCGTCGCCAGTCTTGAGGTGGATGTGGTGGTTGCGTCCCGCGCCCTCCAAGAGGTCGGCATCGAGGGACGACCGATCAAAGTCCTTTCGTCGCATCAAGATGTCTTGGGCTTCACGGAAGTCGGAGAGGATCAACAACGGCTTGCCGAGGGGACGGACGAAGACTTGAAAGAGTGGCGATTTGAATTTCTCCGCCTGCTCGTTGACCCAAGCGTTGAACTCGCCAGTGCGTTTGATTCCTTCGAGGACGGACGGGATGTCTCCCAACAAGCGCTTCGTCGCTTCGACATTGTAGGGGATTCCGGCGATCGGCTTGGGTAGAGCCCAGTTGTATAAGACATACAATACAAGACCTGCTACGGCAAAGATGGGAAAATTCGATGTGGAGAAGGAGAATCCTATTACAGTAGCACGTTGGTCGCCCAATGTGCGCTCCGGAAGCGCGGTGCCTAACATCGTGATGGGGGTGGACGGTTGTAGTAACGCTGGCCCAGCGAAACAAGTGTAATGACGTAGGCCCTCCGTCTTGACATCCGGATAAGCTTGAATGGTTCAGCCGGCGTGACAACCTTTATAGAATCAAAGCTTCCGTGCAAGGAATATAGCAATAGCGGGTTCGGGATGGAA is a window encoding:
- a CDS encoding cytochrome P450; the encoded protein is MLGTALPERTLGDQRATVIGFSFSTSNFPIFAVAGLVLYVLYNWALPKPIAGIPYNVEATKRLLGDIPSVLEGIKRTGEFNAWVNEQAEKFKSPLFQVFVRPLGKPLLILSDFREAQDILMRRKDFDRSSLDADLLEGAGRNHHIHLKTGDEWKRHRRLLQDLMSPQFLNEVAAPTVYAGVSRLIQLWNDKARIAEGRPFSAELDIYYGSLDAVMTFTFGGSFPSSALRPTADLVKGLGAEDIRRLRSSGLSSDEALEFPTEECDEKIQATLGVANSIEYLQGSPIPRLKWWFVERLPSLRRVFHVKRTYVREEIYKALKRLQEVGDEESKVLSAVELVVLREKKLAESEGRAPDFFSEIMVDEIFGVVVAGHDTTSTTMCWGIKLLADNPQKQTDLREALRATFPDAVDEQRSPTVKELAGNTTKVPYLDAAVEEILRCGGATPLVDREATCDTELLGHHIPKGTVVMCLNKGHSMMKPAFNVEESNRSQSSQSAKARAWDDDDIGQFKPERWLVESSSVPGGLEFDQQAGPQLAFGLGTRGCFGRRLAYLELRIILAQIVWNFQLLPCPRELSGYSAREGLTYKPKDCYVRLLALGNK